Within Macaca nemestrina isolate mMacNem1 chromosome X, mMacNem.hap1, whole genome shotgun sequence, the genomic segment TGCTGAGATCATAAGCAACATTTTTTGCATACATGAATTTTTCTGTGGACAGAGCCTGCAGTCTTCATCTGACTCTTGGAGAAGTCCTGGACTCAAAAAAGATTAGAAGCCACTGTTCTCTagatatttcattaatttttaggaCACATTTCCTGAATGCCCAATAGTTCCTAAGCACTCTGCAAGTCACTGGGAACTCATGGGAATTTCTACTGTAGGAGCTAATACTGCTAGAGACATCGGGATAAATAGTTGTCAGGTGATCTTATTCATAAAGCCTGTTGTCGCCACCATTCTTGCTGGTTGACAAGACTCAGAAAGATGAAAATTTACACCTGGTTATGGGAGGGACAGCCGTCTCTTTTCAAGTATTTAGTAAATAATTTAGGTTGGAATTTAAATATCTGAAACATTTGAGTGTTCAGACCATTTCAAGCTGTAAAGATAAATCAGAGTCAGCGTATTTAAACCTTTTcctttacaataaaaattaaccCACAGATAGGTTCATGTTAGCTCAACTGACATCAAGGGCTGAGATATATGTAGAGAGAGGATTAAAGTTGTTTATTAAACCTGAGCTTGTGAGCTTGCAGGCTGCTTGACTTAACCCATGGCTGTTAGTCAATGCTAAGCCCTTGAATGTTCAAATTCATGAAATGGAGTAGTTACCCTGGGGCAGAGGTGGTggtgagaaaacagaaatgtcCAACTGAAAGTAAATAAGCCACTCAGGAgttcctgcctctgccccagTATTGACAATGGAATAGCTTGCTTCTTCTCAATAAACAGTGTTATAGAATGCATTTCATACTCAAGGAGGAAATAGTTATAAGTGCTAGGATACTAGTTTTAAGATCTAAAGATAGCATAGTTTGTGATGAAACCTTAGAAAAATCTAAATACTTGCAGCAAGCcctttacattttatatgtagACTAATCATTAATTTATAGCTTTTTTTCCATACACTTGGAGCATATAACAAACCTAAGAAAGCTTAAAAGTAATCCAAAGAAAGCAGAATTTAGCTAGGAGAATTTCCCTGGTGAGtcaccccaaaaaagaaaagaaaaagttacgGAAGTAAAAAGCTACCATAAACAGAAAGCATTGCTTACACATACATTAGGctttaatattattaattgaTCAGCATTTATTAGTGATTAATAACTTTTTAATCTGGAAAATTCACCCACCTCCAGGTTTTTCTTTCAGTTCAAAAATTAATAGATGCAATAATGGTCCTGCTCATTTTTGTAAAAGGCAAAAGCAAGAAGCATGCAGGAGAATGGGCTGGTGGCTTCAGTGAGAAATTTACCAGTAAAGTCAGAGACAACAAAAAGTCAAGTGAAGAGCACTATCATGTGCTTCAAAAATGGAGTTTTTCTCAGAGATTTCTTGGTGATCTTGAGACAACTATGAATCATTACATCGATAAAGTCTGCCTTATTGCTGAAGCATGCCTGGGTGGCTGTTTCCAGAAGATTTCCTTCTCATTATATAAGATAATGTCACATCAGCTAGTTCCTGAGCTTCACATCTCATTCCATGACAGGTATCCCATATTCCTGTATTCTATTATATCATAAGACCTAGTTAGACTGGGTCAGCCCTTGGCTATTTGCCCCCAGACTTTAGAGTCCTCCTGACTATGCCATCATCTTTCCTGGCACCTGGCCTTCCCTTTCCACTTAAGGCTCTTAGCAACCATGCCTTTTCTACTCACCCTCATGAGTCTTGCCAATTTTTTGGCGCCAGATTCTTCCTGCTCTTCCTAATGTCCCAATCAGCTAATTTGATAAACTCATCTAAGGTAGAATGCTAATGGGGGAGTGCTTCCTTCTAAGCTGAATATGGTTTATAACAGGGTCTTCTTGGAATGCTGTGCGGGTGACAATTTCAAGTCTGTGTGGGGGTGAGGCAAAGAGTATACATTGCCCCTCACTTTATATTCCACAATTTGTATTTAGACTTGTTTCTATTAATGTGACTTAGCAGGTATGGGCACAGTTTGGCAAATGCAACAGATTCGGGTtctttttaacatgaaaaaattttataaagcaaaaaggAACACATGTAATTAGTAATACACAGTGAAACACCACCAGTTTCACAATAACTACCTTATAGAgtcatttttagaaatatattacatttagtcatgatttgttattcattcattaaacttttaaaatgtatcattgaGTATATCTGTCAACCAGTCATTCACTAAGTGTTGGGTACTATAGGGGAGATGAGAACTATCAAAGGAATAAGACCACATTGACAAGAAAAGATACCCACATGTGGAACAAACTGGGAAACAGCAAAGTGATAAATAATGTGACagataataaaggaaatacaCATATCAAACTTTTTGAGTCCCAGGatctttgaaaatagaaaaaacagtaatacctttttgcatttctgaggctttttttattttttacaagttACACTTAGTTTGTATACCATATAATCCTGTTATCTTATCTCTTCCTGCCTAGCAGGGATTCTTGTAGCATTTCTAGTGCCTTCTTTTGAACTATGAATATCATCTGGCCCCCTAGATAAAGACAAGGCTAGGCAAGTCAGATTAGCTTGTGAAACAGGACCTCTAGGATGACTACAGTAAACAATAATTtcttgtacacttaaaaataactaaaagagtataattagagTGTTTGTAACAGAAAggaatgataaatgcttgaggtgatagatactccatttaccctgatgtgattgtTACATAtagtatgcctgtatcaaaatatctcaggtAGCCCATAAATATAGATACCTActatgtacacataaaaattaaaaaattaaacaaaacaggacctctaatttaaaaaaataacaaaatataatggACCATAGTAAACTCATTTTAGGTAGACATTAAAGCACTCACTTTTTCTaatttatccctttcttcttCAACTCCTTGCTGTGTTCCATAACTGTCAGCAGGCCAGAAAGACAGAAGCACAGTCAGTATTTGGTAGTACAGGTGGGGCCTGTGGTAGGACAGACAGCTTTACAGCCAAGCAGTATTgatggggaagaggaaggaggaaggaaagggactGAATGCAAAGGCCATGCCTGTGTAAGGAAACAAAGAAGATTGTCCATATGTGTATTGTCATTGGTGACATGgtttttagggaaaaaagaaagagttggAGGAAACACATTTGGAACAGACTCTAGCAATGAGATTTAATTTGGCTAATTCGTGACTGTTAAAGTCATGTGGCTTATTTTATCAGCTTACCAATAAAGTTATTACTTAAAGAGATTTGTTGGTTTAAAAGCAACTCCTCTATGGGAATTAGTAAGAGgctaaaaataaatcagaagaaaCAATGGTAAATTTTGATGTGGCGTAAGTAATTTTGATGTTTCTGAAAGAATGCCTCTTTGTGTAATGACAGGAAGAATCTGTTTACctctaacatctttttttttctcttttaaacatacAGGGTTCTTTTCCTATGACTCCATCACTTCCAGCTAATCCTCCCATGGCTTTCAATCCTTACATACCACATCCTGGGATGAGCCTCGTTCCTGCAGAACTTGTACCAAATACACCTGTTCTGATTCCtggaaacccacctcttgcaATGCCAGGAGCTGTTGGCCCAAAACTGATGCGTTCAGATAAACTGGAGGTATTTGTGAAGATATATATAAATACCTGTAGAATAGATATTAACCTTACACATAAAGCAGTATTCTCAGAGCCCAATGTGTTGTGTTTTAAATAAGAGAACCCAAATTTCTTAGCTTATAGGGTATAACCTCAGAAAAATGTTAAACTTTTTACTACTGCAATCATACCTTGTTATAAAGTGCATTGATTCAGCTGTATGGTGGGTCAAACAATATGTTAAGTGTACCCAGCCATAGACTGTGTGATGGCTCAGGAAGCCTTTGTGGGAATGTTCCTTTTACCTAGGCTCCAGCTTTCAGAAACAGATTATTGTATTTGTTAATGAGTCTCTACTTGCTAGAATAATCAAAGTGGGAAAAAAGTAGACAATATAACTCTCTATGATTGCAGAATGTAAAGCTATATGAataaagaaagtaaattagtCTCATAGTGCCTCaacttttttctccattttgagAGTGATGTGCTAGGCAATAAATACCCCCGATgcctaagaaaagaaaatctgaaagaaatttCAGACAACTTTTTGATTTATTGAAGTCCTTCATTCTTCTCTTGTTATTCTTTGTACATTGAAATAGCTAGTCTTTTCCTTATCAAGTCAGCTCCATTTGCAGCCCCTTAAATGCCTAGTAATGTATTGTAATAGAATCTGATTGTACATATAACTCAGTTATGGTTCACAAGTTGACTTTGGAAAACCAGTGTGTTACGTTGTAATAAAGACTCATCTTGGACTTAAATAAACACTAATTATGCTTAGGGCTGTGTATTAATTGGAGAATTAAAACTGGTTttcagtaatatattttttaagcatttttattttaatgtaaggACAACCTTCCTTTGTGGAGAATAGAATTTTTTTCTGGGAATAGAAATTCTGTCTGTTTATATGTCATAGTGAATATGGCTTTACattattctttatctttttagatttgttcataaataatatattcaatgTATGTATAATTACTGTTACATTCactagcaaaataaataaaagccagtcAGCTTCCAGTCATCAGTGTGatgcgtgtgtatgtgcatgtgtgtgttctaAGGTTTGCCGAGAATTTCAGCGTGGAAATTGTACCCGTGGGGAGAATGATTGCCGCTATGCTCACCCTACTGATGCTTCCATGATTGAAGCGAGTGATAATACTGTGACAATCTGCATGGATTACATCAAAGGTCGATGCTCGCGGGAGAAATGCAAGTACTTTCATCCTCCTGCACACTTGCAAGCCAAACTCAAGGCAGCTCATCATCAGATGAACCATTCAGCTGCCTCTGCCATGGTAAGAAAAGGCCTGTACTTCTGGCCTGTTTCAGAGTAAATGCTTTGTATATTCCTCAATTTGTCTAATATCCTGTAACCATAATCATGGATAGTCATGAGTAGACCTTAATATGAACAGTCAAGGTTATAAGCTGGAAAAGAAAGAACCtatttattctactttatttACTAAGATTTTCtaaagataattatttaaaagcCTTACTAATGCTTTTAACCTACTGTGCTCTTTCTCCGATTTTCAGAGTAAGGGTAAAGTATATAATTTAAACAGTAAGTTATTTTTTAGTGCTTTTATAGTTTCACTACCCTCAATATCCTAGCGAGGCAGAAAGTTGCCTCTGCTCTGTGAGCCACTTTCATGGGCACTTTGCTATTAACATCCTTAATGCCTTTCAAAAACAGAGCACTTAAAAGATAGGATATTAAGTGGGCTGTAATTTCCTAAAGGTTAAGGCCACTTTTCCTCTCTAGAGGCATAGTATCAAGGACAGCAGCCTGCTTAGTCTGGGGGAGAATTTCTACATGGTTGGGAGCAGAGGCCTGACTttggtattttgttgttgttgttgtttggtggGGGGGCggttgtgtgttttttgttgttgtttgttttgagacagagtctcactctgttgcccaggctagaatgcagtggcatgatctcggctcactgtaacctccacctcccaggttcaagcaattctctagccttagcctcctgagtagctgggactagaggcgtgcactacttctggctaatttttgtattttttatagagaccaggtttcatcatgttggccaggctggtcttgaactcctgatctcaggtgatcctcctgcctcagcctcccaaagtgctgggattataggcatgagccaccatgcacagcccagAGGCCTGACTTTTAAGTTGCTGTAGAAAGCCAGTTTGGGGGAATAGTAAGTGCTGCTTAGTAACACTGAAAGGTAggaagtaagaaaaatatttgtgtaaCACTGTAGTGCGATCAGTGAGAACCAGGAATTCTTATGACTTAAGTTTGCCACAGCTGTCCATtgttttgatgtgctgcttgctatgtctttctttttctacctGGACCTTTCCTTGTATAATAAGGCATAATAGCTCCAATAAAGGACAAAACCCGCAGGAAACCTCATGTTCCCTGGGTGTGGAAAAAGCACTGACGTGACCCTGAAGCCCAGGAGATGCACTGTAGCTAAATCTCCTCACAAACATTCATAGTTTGGACTCCCATGACACAGACTTTGCCTATTCACAACACAGAGACACTTATTTTCAAACATCCCTATTAAGAAGGTTTTCTTCATACTGGGTTGAAATTTATCTTGCTGCAACTGGAACTTCACGAAAGAAGTCAGTCCCTATTCCAAGTGAGAAGGACTCTGATGTCTCCTCTCTAAGCTAAATACTGCAGATTTCTCCCACTTTTCCTAGTAGTTTGTGGTTTCAAGGACACAGTACCATTTTCAGACTGGCTCCACTTTTTTTCAGAGCTGAACTCATTGCATCCTGAAAGATCTGAgcactaaagaagaaaaaacttacTTTCTCCCTTGATCTGAACAACATAATCTGTTAATTAATGTTAAAAAAGACTTTACCAAATTCTTTTTGTCTTAAATGCTTTTGAATGGGAGAATTATAAGCTATGAAAATAACTTCATATGCATCTGTCCATTTCTGATTATTTGAGTGTGTTTGATAGAATGCATAGGTTATAAGTCAGCCTCAAATTTCCATTTAGAGAGCTAAATATTATATCGTAGGCCTTCAATTGTTACTTATGAATATCAGTATAAAATTCCCTTTTAAGTAACTGATCACAGCAGGGTCTTAGCAGTGAGATCAAGTTGGCCCATAGGAATTTGATAGAGGTAAGATTAAATAAAGAAGGGCTTCATGAAGAAATtcaagcattttatatttttaaggattCATAGTGGACATGCTTTGTAAAAGAGACATTTTTACCTTGTTCATGTATATAGCTCGGGTTAAGTTCACAGAAAGCAgcttgtaataaaaaaaaaaaaaagacataaagggTTGATACTTCGTTCATCCACAGTCTCACACTTCTTCAGTAGGTTTATGAATTTAGTAGTACAATCACCACCCAATTGGAACTGGGCACTGACCCATCAGGATAAACCCCAGCCATAAACAAGCAGTACTACTTTACCAGCGTCTGCCTATTGAATGTTCATCTAGGTTTCACCCCAATTTATAGTTTACTAGGGAACATAACTGTGGTTCTGATGATCATACCATGCTGCCAGCTTTCAAGAGAAAGGGACACCCCCCATTTATACCAAAGGGAaatctttttaacaaccagataaGTAAGTCTTCTGTCTTAGTTAAAATGTTCAGCAAAACCATTTTCTCCCAATGGTGATAAAAGGCATTCGAAATGATAGATTTTGTTTTATGGTTTATGATTTTAGTCCTGACCTTTGCCATCTGGTCTGCTGGGataaatttggaaattttgtATCTCTAAAGCTACTCAGTTTATTTTATCTCACTCTTCTAGCATGCTTTTCTTTATTTA encodes:
- the LOC105481429 gene encoding muscleblind-like protein 3 isoform X7, producing the protein MFAQQMQLMLQNAQMSSLGSFPMTPSLPANPPMAFNPYIPHPGMSLVPAELVPNTPVLIPGNPPLAMPGAVGPKLMRSDKLEVCREFQRGNCTRGENDCRYAHPTDASMIEASDNTVTICMDYIKGRCSREKCKYFHPPAHLQAKLKAAHHQMNHSAASAMALQPGTLQLIPKRSALEKPNGATPVFNPTVFHCQQALTNLQLPQPAFIPAGPILCMAPASNIVPMMHGATPTTVSAATTPATSVPFAAPTTGNQIPQLSIDELNSSMFVSQM